Part of the Panicum virgatum strain AP13 chromosome 4N, P.virgatum_v5, whole genome shotgun sequence genome is shown below.
CCAACGAGAAGGCACACGAATCGGTCaggtagggttagggtttgatgCGTTACCATCCGGACGTAGGGGTTGTCGCCGAGGCATGACTCGCAGATGATGGGGAAGTCCGACCGCTCCCACCCATCCGCCTGCGCGTCCCGCAGCAGCCGGTGTGCCATCCCCCTCCTGCTCTccggcaacgccgccgccgccgccgccgccgacaagcCGAGAGGTACGAGGCGAAGGGGGGCCGACGCAGGAAGACGAGACCGGATTGACAACGCGCAATCACTAGCAGGCTTGGATACCTCGCCTCTTAACCCAAGTGGTCTCTTACTGGGCCGGGCTTTAAAACACGTCGGCCTCGCCAGGcctttatttatttatgtaaGCGTCTACGTGGGCCGTGCTTTACGTATGTGCCTACGTTGGCCGGGCCCACGCGCGGTTGGTTAATTTCGGCGGCTGAGGCGAGACGGCAGCGGTGAGCAAAGGGCAAAGCGTCCAGGTGCGGCGGGATGGacggcgggcgccgcggcggcgggaggagggaggcgatAGAGAGGGAGCTGAAGAAGCTACGGGCGGAGCGGGAGGAGCTCGACGGCCGGATACGGCTGCTAGAATCGCAGCTCGAGGTGGGGCCTGAGGGAGTggacggtgcggcggcggtggaaggaGTAGTGGACGGCTCGTGCGACGGAAGCGTCGCGTGCCGGCGACGCAGCGCGAACGGGTTTGCGCCGGACGATGGTCTCCCGGCGGACATGATCTACCGGTACAGccgtcacctcctcctcccggaCTTCGGGGTCGAAGGTCAGTTGTTTCGTTTCCAATGTTTTAGACTTGCTTGTTGCTTCCATAGTTCCATTACTATGGCTGCCTGCGCCTGGTTATTTCATGAACTGCCTCCTTCTGCTTCGAATGTATTATCACAATTCACAAACTCGTATGCTCAGTTCAGTGGTGCGGTGTATTGCTCAAAAAAGGTGCAGCGCTTCGACTGAACCTCTGATGCTTTGTCATCTATCTGGCAGGCCAGCGGAAGCTGTCACAGTCTTCGATTTTAGTGGTCGGCGCCGGAGGTTTGGGCTCTCCCGCGGCACTGTACCTAGCAGCCTGTGGTGTCGGTAATGTTCACCTCTGCTGTGAAGTTGTGTTTAACACTTTAACTTTAGTTTCACAAGGAAGCAGTTAGATTTCTGAAACTCGAAGTTGATTCTTAGGCGTCACCCATCTCCTTTGGAGGAGTCTTTATGTAGCTTATATGTAAATTGAACATGTTATTGGGTTCAACCCTGATATTTTTGCATTTGCAATGCATTTGTTATCTTATTAGGTTGCTTGGGCATTGTGGATGGTGATGATGTTGAACTGAATAACCTTCATCGACAGGTAGAAATAATTTTGCGTGTTTTTTCTCCCTCTTATCTAGTGTTCTCAGTTTCTTGGGTTATTCTGATGTCTGAATTATCTGAATGATGCATACTTATTGGTAACAGAATTATAAGGGAAATCTATTCGTGCAATCATAAGCGACAAATGTAGTCAATTGGGAGAGAACAATCTTGAAAATAATTCACAATGAAAATCGGTAATTTCAATCTGTAACAGTCATATGGCGTATCAATGCTTATCTTGTTTTCTGTTCTTACTCTCAGATAATCCACAAAGAAGCATATCTTGGACAACCAAAAGTAAAGTCAGCAGCTGATGCTTGCCGTGAGTAAGAGTCCAACCTTTCAGCTGTTTCTCTACATTGATTACCAAGCAAATGTTGTAATATTTGATTCTATTATTTCACTAGTACCACATATGTTTCCTTAAATCAGGATTAATTCCTCTATCAAGGTGGTAGACCATCACCATACTCTGAAGCCGTGCAACGCTTTGGGGATTGTGCGGAAGTATCCTTACAGACTCTGATATCAGTGACatgacatgatttttttttctgaaatgaTATCCTCTTGCTTTCATCATTAACTAAACAACTACAGATATGATATAGTTGTTGATGCAACTGACAACCTTCCTACTAGGTATATGATCAGTGATTGTTGTGTTCTACTGAACAAGGTaactttcttttttgtttttgtgaGTAATGCATGCTATACTTTGATATGGAATTCTGTCCTCAGTCCTCTGTCATGTTAGCCTTTTGTTGATTTCATGGCATCATTCAATGATCAATTGCTGGGATTTTACCTATTTTTTGCAGCCACTTGTATCCGGTGCAGCATTAGGTTTAGAAGGGCAGGTAAACATCTTCCTTATCAAAGATATTGTACTTTTTAACTTAACCTTATATTTTAATTCATTAATTGACTTCTCTAACAGTTGACTGTTTATCATCACAATGGAAGTCCATGCTATCGGTGCCTCTTTCCAAGTCCACCACCTGTGGCAGCCTGCCAGAGATGCTCAGACAGTGGCGTTCTTGGGGTTGGTAGGTGACTCTGTAAGCACCCTTCATCGCCATAACATATACTTTGCAGCAGACAAATATGAATAGAATATTTTTTGTCAACCTTCTTCAAATTCATACACAAACTTGTTTTTATGACGTGGACTTCAACCTAAATAGGAAATTAAATCATGAGTAAGGAGATCCAATGTTGTGCAATTTATTGTTTTTTTCATGTCCATATTCATCCTTAACTAATAAATGACTACAGGTTTTGGTAGGTTCACTCAATGATGTAACTCCTACAGTCGGTTCTTCTTCAAGATGTTCTTACTAAATATTGTgatattattgtgcatttaccaCAGATCAGTGTAGACACCTCATTTCCAGCTTCTTAGTTTATATAGTTAGCTGCTAGTTATTGTAATTAGCACCTTGTCAATTACTTTCTTAGACATAGTTTCGCACTGGTGGACTAACTACTCTTTTGTTGACTAGTTCCGGGAGTAATTGGCTGTCTACAAGCTCTGGAGGCTATAAAGGTTGCAACTGCCTTTGGTGAACCCCTCTGTGGAAGGATGCTACTCTTTGACGCACTTTCTGCCCGTATTAGAATTGTATGTGATATGTGACTTACTCTAAATTAGTTGTCATAAAATCACAACAGTCCAACACTGTGATGCATCCCACTCCTTGCACCATGTGGGGGGTGGCACCAATGTTGCATCCGCCTTTTCCTATCTACCTTTAACTTGCACGTTCTTTTTAGTATATTTACCGCAGAACCAGTAGCATGAATTACAATAGTGGTATGGCGTCAGTTTGTCATGTACTCATGTTGCCAATCATGTTTGAGCATAAAAGAAATTTAATTGGTCCTGAATGGAATGTAATTTTTACAGGATTATTCTCAGATTAATGAGAAACATTGACTCTTCTTGTTCTAGTTGGAAGAACCTTTACATTCTAATCTGTGGTATCTTCGCGATGGTCatgtcttgggtgtgtttgcattttttttttgcttttgatTAACAATTGAAATTCTGGGAACATAGCAATTGTTCGCAGGGTTTCAAGACTTCCCTCTTTTAATGTTTTCAGGACCTTTGCTGAGAGCTGGTACCTTGCCTATTCCTGTAGTAAATTTTCAGTTACCAGACCAACAGACAGTCAAATTCCACTGTTTCTTATCCTTACAAACCTTTTAACTTAAAAGAGAGTTCAATTGTTAAGTAGTGACCAAATGATTGGAAAAATAACCTTAGAACTTGTTTGTGTTGGTTGATTGCATAACTATACAATTCAGTATCTTAATATAGCTCATTTCAAGTCTGACTCTATGTATGTTTGCAGGTTAAGCTTCGTGGAAGCTTGCCAGATTGCACCATTTGCGGTGAAAATTCAATTTTCACAGAGCAAGATTTTCAGAAGTTTGACTATGAGCACTTCACACAATCACCAATGTCCGATAAGGTAATGTAAATGGATGCAATGCGCATCATAACAAGAATGATCTTGAATTTTTGTTGCCTCGTCTACTTTTACTGCAGACAGCGCCAAGTGTGAATCTGCTCCCCAAGAACGCCCGGATCACTAGTAGAGATTACAAAAGATTGGTTGATAATGGCGAACCTCATCTGTTATTGGACGTACGCCCCACGCACCACTTCCAAATCGCTTCTATTTCTCCGTCTCTGAACATCCCACTCCCCATGTTGGAAGAGAAGCTGCCCACACTCAAAACCTCGCTGAAGGAAACAGGAGCAGCATCAGCCTCGGGTAAAGAGCCTGCCTTGGTTGTTCTGTGCAGAAGGGGCAACGACTCTCAGAGAGCCGTCCAGCTTCTCCGCGAGAATGGGTTTGCCTCTGCGAAGGATATCATTGGTGGGTTGCAGGCATGGGGACAAGATGTTGATCCTGATTTCCCTGTGTACTAGCAAAATGGATGTAACAGTTAAGTGGTGTTTATGAGGCTTTACTTAAGGTCCAACCTTTACATAGTGCTGACCTTGTGGAGGTGAGTTTGAGAAGATTGTTTTGCCACACGATTAGCTGTCATTCTCAGCTTGGGAGCCATTGGCTTATTTGAGCTATCTTTGTAACAGTTTGAATGCAGCGAGAGATGCTGCTGTGCAAGAACAGTAATTCCAATTATTATCAATTGAGCAATAGCactattaaaaaatattatggAAGGGGTGAATGTTAAACAGTTCTCAAGACCTGTGATTGCTTACACCACAGAAAATAAATTTGGACTATAAAATAGCCTTTTGATCAATCAAATGGCAAAAATGTTCGGTAAATTGAGATCACGTGCATGGAAAATTTTGATATTGATCCCTAAGTCAATCACTGATATTCCTGCTGCATTTTACTTTACAAAATTTGAAGCGAGTATATTCTACACAAGAACAGAAGTAATAACTGCATCTGTTGGGACTTAGGGGCTCAAGCACACTGGATGGTGTGAAATGGACAGCAGATTTACGTGAGGTATCTTCAGACTTCAAAGGCGTGCAATCCAATTGTAACCCTCTGGTTTCTTATTCTTCTATGATCAAGTATGGTCTAGGATTTGCTGGCTTGCCATTCCAGTGTTTCATGTCAGACAAACTTGTGTCCCAAAACAATAGGCGGTATAGGTATGCTATCTCTGTTACTATGATCTTTTCAGGTCCAGCATGTCATTTTTCCTCTGACTTCGGTTGATCATCCATTCCTTCCTCGCATTCCTTCAGAAGTCTTTCTACAGTAGGATCATAAGCAATAGCCATCTGCAAATATTTGGCAGCCTCAGAGTTCCGGCCTTCTCTGGATAATATACTGCAAAAACCAATGTCAGCACCTTCAGAAACTTTCCAACATTATAAGAAAGCAGGGCTATGTAAATGAAATCAGTAATGGACTTGAATTACAATATGTATGTAGCTGTGTGTGGACCCGAGAGGACCCCTATCATAACTAATTGTAGGCTGTTGGTAGCTGTCGGGCGTCACACCAATGGAAGATTAACAAAATGATCTAAAAAGGACTATTACCTTCCCAAAATAACCATCCCTTGGAAGTAGCACGTTTTGTTAATGGGCTTTTCTGGTTCCTTGAGCTCTGCTATTCTCTGCAGGAGCTTGATTGCCATCTCATTATCCCCCTACATTGGTAAACGTCATGATGCTTATGCCGTTCACTGTTATTCCTAATGTTCTTATAAACTAAATCCAAATGTAGCACACTCTACCTGCCGCTCATGTGAAAGACCTGCCCCGAAAAGTGCAAGTACAAGAAGAGGGTCATCTTCTTGAATCTACACAAGGGATAGCATTAAGTCTTAAATTTCTGCCTCAGATCATAATTTTGAAGTGCTGAAAACCACCTGAGGTAACAACAGACCTTTTCTATAGCATGTTTAAAACATTCTGAGGCTTCAGGAAACAATCTGTTTGAGAACAGGGTTTGTCCCATTCCAATCAAAGCTGTAGACAGATCTGGGTTTCTCTCTACTGCTGTCCTGTGGGTAACATTGTTCATCAACTTCTCTTGTTTGCAAATGGAGATGGTACCCAACAAGTGAACAGACAAACCTTAACACAAACTTACCTGATCAGTGGAATAGCTTGATCTCGCCGACCAGTTCCCAGATACTGTAATGCTTGCTGATGATAAACATATAGGTATACGGTTCAGAATTCATTCTGGAATGACATTCCAAGattaaaaaaatgtaaatatTCGTACTTCAAGTAGCTCTTCAGGTGAACTGGACATGGATATATTTTCTTCCATACTTTCCAGTACAAAATTAGGAGTTGTACTCTCAATGGCAGTTCCATTATCAGAAGGTGTCAATTCCGTTTGCAAGTCAGCGTCTTCAAGAAGTGACCGCTGTAAATTCATGTGTGAAAAGAGAATgaatgaaggaaaaaaaaaggagggcATTCCTCAGTGTCTTGTATTGTGGTGACGGTGAGTGCGTGGTTGGGTTTGTGGTGTGGGGGTGGGGAGTGTGGAGCATCATGATTCAATTGCACATAATGCAAATAACTAGGACATGTAAAGTAGATGGCTGTACCTGCATCGTCTTAGAGCCCTCAAGATGAGACTTTTCTGCTCTGCTACCAACCTGAGCTCTAATATATGGCAATCCCAATAGCTTGCGTACAGCACCATTTCTCAGGGACAATTGCTGCACTTTAATCATAAAATTAGAATTTAACATCAAGTACATAATGTTGGCTTCATCATATCAAGCTTGTTCAAATCAAAATACATGGAAGGTTTGCTCAAAGGATAAAAAACAggaaaatacaaacaaaaagGGGAATTCAtaagcatttttttttctgtcgGAGCTTTATGTAAGAGCAATAGAGATTGGGATTCATCTATCCGTTCTAAGCAACCTCTTCTGAATTCTTGACAACCCATGCATTGTGATACCATCTGCTCTAGGTTATTTAATATCTCTTTCAAGGTGTTCTTAGGACCATTCAGGCCATACTTAGTCTACTTTAGCCTTTACTTATTGATTATTGCAACATAAGCATAAAAAAGGTGTTGCAACACATGCCTACTGGTCGATATTTGACTAATGGCAaaccaggaaaaagaaaaggaatgaGATAATTCTACCGGGTCATGTGCCCTCATCTTCCCTATTTTTTCGATGAGGTGTATTATTACTTTACCATAAAATCATATTCAGATTTAGGCATAGAGTTACTACAAAAAGAATACAAGATTCTCACGATAACCCAAACTGAAATGACTTCATAATACAAGTAAAACAATTGCTCTAACCTGAGCTACAGAAAATAAACCATTTGTAGTCCAGTACACCAGGCTTCCCTGCCAATCAAAGATTGTAAATAATCAGGTTCCGGCATCTGAATTACTATTCTATTAAAACACAGTTGCAAACAAGTATTATTAGACTACATGCTTTTGATTGGGGGTAGCAAAAACATCATTGACTAAACACTTCAGTGCAAATTAGTATACATCATATCATAATATGAGTACAATGCTTTTAGTTTGTAACCCTGCACCC
Proteins encoded:
- the LOC120670329 gene encoding adenylyltransferase and sulfurtransferase MOCS3-1, producing the protein MDGGRRGGGRREAIERELKKLRAEREELDGRIRLLESQLEVGPEGVDGAAAVEGVVDGSCDGSVACRRRSANGFAPDDGLPADMIYRYSRHLLLPDFGVEGQRKLSQSSILVVGAGGLGSPAALYLAACGVGCLGIVDGDDVELNNLHRQIIHKEAYLGQPKVKSAADACREINSSIKVVDHHHTLKPCNALGIVRKYDIVVDATDNLPTRYMISDCCVLLNKPLVSGAALGLEGQLTVYHHNGSPCYRCLFPSPPPVAACQRCSDSGVLGVVPGVIGCLQALEAIKVATAFGEPLCGRMLLFDALSARIRIVKLRGSLPDCTICGENSIFTEQDFQKFDYEHFTQSPMSDKTAPSVNLLPKNARITSRDYKRLVDNGEPHLLLDVRPTHHFQIASISPSLNIPLPMLEEKLPTLKTSLKETGAASASGKEPALVVLCRRGNDSQRAVQLLRENGFASAKDIIGGLQAWGQDVDPDFPVY